A genomic stretch from Myxocyprinus asiaticus isolate MX2 ecotype Aquarium Trade chromosome 24, UBuf_Myxa_2, whole genome shotgun sequence includes:
- the LOC127415104 gene encoding uncharacterized protein LOC127415104, translated as MELGKEDRDSKDYVVLMEPYPVNSLKTKYRSLRRQMCFIQFITVFFCLTCCLFTLVYQQFASSCKENEIKKAPEIGMQRQALKSHSREDITLRQSPTPFTRLTIETKNVDLSGAGNVKWMQIQNLEPDHTEYFDLGDDGESLIVRRDGTYKVSLQIMYKGSESDDETILQHEIHHYTESYPEFLPLLTYMETVNFKHPYWRKTLFSEGIFSLNTGDRLKVWSRNLSLIDAGGNLEQKNIFVAYPHFSGKMTFLE; from the exons ATGGAGCTCGGAAAAGAAGACAGAGATTCTAAAGACTACGTTGTTTTAATGGAGCCATACCCTGTCAACAGCCTAAAGACGAAGTACCGCTCTTTACGACGACAGATGTGCTTCATTCAGTTTATAACTGTTTTTTTCTGCCTCACctgctgtctgttcacgctcgTGTATCAGCAGTTCGCCTCAAGCTGCAAG GAAAATGAAATCAAGAAGGCACCTGAAATTg GGATGCAGAGACAAGCTCTTAAATCACACAGCAGAGAAGACATTACCCTGAGACAAAGTCCTACACCTTTTACTCGCCTGACAA tagAAACAAAAAATGTTGATTTATCTGGTGCTGGTAATGTGAAATGGATGCAGATACAAAATCTGGAGCCAGACCATACTGAATACTTCGACTTGGGTGATGACGGTGAATCTCTGATAGTGCGTCGTGATGGGACTTACAAAGTTTCTCTGCAGATAATGTACAAGGGAAGTGAAAGTGATGATGAAACAATTCTGCAGCACGAAATTCACCATTACACTGAAAGCTATCCTGAATTCCTGCCCCTGCTCACCTACATGGAAACAGTGAACTTTAAGCATCCATACTGGAGGAAAACTCTGTTCTCAGAAGGTATCTTTTCTCTCAACACTGGGGATAGACTGAAGGTCTGGTCCAGAAATCTCTCCCTCATTGACGCTGGAGGAAACCtggaacaaaaaaacatctttgtGGCTTATCCTCACTTTTCCGGTAAAATGACTTTTCTTGAGTAG